In Microbacterium cremeum, a genomic segment contains:
- a CDS encoding response regulator, which translates to MTQPIRIGIVDDQELVRLGLRLVLDAEDELEVVAEAPDGDGAIAIAQRGDVDVLLMDVRMPGTDGIAATEQITGQIADPGGAPRIIVLTTFDLDEYAFAALRAGASGFLLKDARPAELVGAIRAVHRGDAALAPSVTRRMLAQFAQGRDETYAAAEASAVLEVLTPREREFLVAVAEGLTNDELAARFVLSESTVKTHVGRLLQKLGARDRVQLVILAYRLGLVR; encoded by the coding sequence ATGACGCAGCCCATCAGGATCGGGATCGTGGACGACCAGGAGCTCGTGCGGCTGGGCCTGAGGCTCGTGCTCGACGCCGAGGACGAACTCGAGGTCGTCGCCGAGGCGCCCGACGGCGACGGGGCGATCGCGATCGCGCAGCGCGGCGACGTCGACGTGCTGCTGATGGACGTGCGGATGCCGGGAACCGACGGCATCGCCGCGACGGAGCAGATCACCGGGCAGATCGCGGACCCGGGGGGTGCGCCGCGCATCATCGTGCTGACCACCTTCGACCTCGACGAGTACGCCTTCGCCGCGCTGCGCGCCGGCGCGAGCGGGTTCCTGCTCAAGGACGCACGCCCCGCCGAGCTCGTCGGCGCGATCCGCGCCGTCCACCGCGGCGACGCGGCGCTCGCGCCGAGCGTGACCAGGCGCATGCTCGCGCAGTTCGCGCAGGGCAGGGACGAGACGTATGCCGCCGCCGAGGCATCCGCCGTGCTCGAGGTGCTGACCCCGCGCGAGCGGGAGTTCCTGGTCGCCGTGGCCGAGGGCCTCACCAACGACGAGCTCGCCGCCCGCTTCGTGCTGTCGGAGTCCACGGTCAAGACCCACGTCGGGCGGCTGCTGCAGAAGCTCGGCGCCCGCGATCGCGTGCAGCTCGTGATC
- a CDS encoding sensor histidine kinase — MTGASSIPGSPMGGAGDRRTREDAVDAAEEAPELALPRPPGVLRRFWAAHPRLVDILVVVVTGLPALVASIALGPLAQVPWWAAAGLVAAAAAASVSLLWRRRWPLLPVVVASVVSALPSPMSGGGVLPLVAALYALGAYAAGRTVWIGFGIAAASGVIANLVSTAPDDVGLAGRITSAVLAVLFALVAVLIGVSVGGRRRYVDSLVARARDLARERDQEAQLVAAAERARIAREMHDIVSHGLTVVVTLAEGAAAVTPSDPERGAETMRRVADTGRSALAEMRRLLGVLAEPGDSSPLTPQPGVGDLNDLVQRFRETGMPVRLATSGTVPADPGLGLAVHRIVQESLTNVLRHAPAATRVDVTVTCTDHEVAITVDDDAVAHAAPRTTGSGRGLIGMRERALMYGGTVDAGPRPSGGWRVHAVLHGEDDG, encoded by the coding sequence ATGACCGGCGCGTCCTCGATCCCCGGCTCCCCGATGGGGGGAGCCGGGGATCGGCGCACGCGGGAGGACGCGGTGGACGCCGCCGAGGAGGCACCCGAACTCGCGCTCCCGCGCCCGCCGGGCGTTCTCCGCAGGTTCTGGGCGGCGCATCCCCGGCTCGTCGACATCCTGGTCGTGGTCGTCACGGGGCTCCCCGCGCTCGTCGCGAGCATCGCTCTCGGCCCGCTCGCCCAGGTGCCGTGGTGGGCGGCGGCGGGTCTCGTGGCCGCGGCGGCCGCGGCATCCGTCTCGCTGCTGTGGCGACGCCGGTGGCCGCTGCTGCCGGTGGTCGTGGCATCCGTCGTCTCGGCACTGCCGTCGCCGATGAGCGGCGGCGGCGTGCTGCCGCTGGTCGCCGCCCTTTACGCGCTCGGCGCGTACGCGGCCGGCCGCACGGTGTGGATCGGGTTCGGCATCGCCGCTGCCTCCGGCGTGATCGCGAACCTCGTGAGCACGGCGCCCGACGACGTGGGCCTCGCCGGCCGGATCACCTCGGCGGTGCTCGCGGTGCTGTTCGCACTGGTCGCGGTGCTGATCGGCGTGTCGGTCGGGGGGCGCCGCCGCTACGTCGACTCGCTCGTCGCCCGCGCGCGCGATCTCGCCCGGGAGCGCGACCAGGAGGCCCAGCTCGTCGCGGCCGCCGAGCGCGCCCGCATCGCCCGCGAGATGCACGACATCGTCTCGCACGGGCTCACCGTCGTGGTCACCCTCGCCGAGGGGGCGGCAGCCGTGACGCCGAGCGACCCCGAGCGGGGTGCCGAGACGATGCGACGCGTGGCCGACACCGGCCGCAGCGCCCTTGCCGAGATGCGGCGGCTGCTGGGCGTGCTGGCAGAGCCGGGCGACTCGTCGCCGCTGACGCCGCAGCCGGGCGTCGGCGACCTCAACGACCTCGTGCAGCGCTTCCGCGAGACGGGCATGCCGGTGCGACTGGCGACCTCGGGCACGGTCCCCGCCGACCCCGGGCTCGGACTCGCGGTGCATCGCATCGTGCAGGAGTCGCTCACGAACGTGCTGCGCCACGCCCCCGCCGCGACACGGGTCGATGTGACGGTGACGTGCACCGACCACGAGGTGGCCATCACCGTCGACGACGACGCCGTCGCCCACGCGGCGCCGCGCACCACCGGGTCGGGCCGGGGGCTCATCGGCATGCGGGAGCGGGCGCTCATGTACGGCGGGACCGTGGACGCCGGCCCCCGCCCGAGCGGCGGATGGCGTGTGCACGCGGTGCTGCACGGAGAGGACGACGGATGA
- a CDS encoding ABC transporter permease translates to MTATTLTPTRLGRDVAFGGVLRSEWIKFWSLRSTYWSLGAAFVLSVGISLLAALAIGGLTSPDELAMTITVGQLGTFGIFLTQLVFGVLGAIFITGEYSTGMIRSTFAAVPRRLPALFAKAVVLFTTAFVVGLAIIVAATVTGSMAFASMGQSVEFTEFGTEVALPILGGALFLALLSVFALAVGAIVRAGAGAIAIVLGLLLVVPMVLGAIPVEWVQDVSLYTLASSGPGLAAAQAVDADFWRDLLVTIAWPAVAMAGAAAVVLRRDA, encoded by the coding sequence ATGACCGCCACGACCCTCACCCCCACCCGGCTGGGCCGCGATGTTGCCTTCGGCGGCGTGCTGCGCTCGGAGTGGATCAAGTTCTGGAGCCTGCGCTCCACCTACTGGTCGCTGGGCGCGGCGTTCGTGCTGTCGGTGGGCATCAGCCTGCTCGCGGCCCTCGCGATCGGCGGTCTCACGAGTCCCGACGAGCTCGCGATGACCATCACGGTCGGCCAGCTCGGCACGTTCGGCATCTTCCTGACGCAGCTGGTGTTCGGCGTGCTGGGCGCGATCTTCATCACCGGCGAATACAGCACCGGCATGATCCGCTCGACGTTCGCGGCCGTGCCGAGGCGTCTGCCCGCGCTGTTCGCGAAGGCGGTCGTCCTCTTCACGACCGCGTTCGTGGTGGGCCTCGCGATCATCGTCGCGGCCACGGTCACGGGCTCGATGGCGTTCGCGAGCATGGGCCAGTCCGTCGAGTTCACCGAGTTCGGCACGGAGGTGGCGCTGCCGATCCTGGGCGGTGCTCTCTTCCTGGCGCTCCTGAGCGTCTTCGCGCTCGCCGTCGGGGCGATCGTGCGCGCCGGCGCCGGTGCGATCGCGATCGTGCTCGGCCTCCTGCTCGTGGTGCCGATGGTGCTCGGCGCGATCCCGGTCGAGTGGGTGCAGGACGTCAGCCTGTACACGCTCGCGTCGTCGGGTCCGGGCCTGGCCGCGGCGCAGGCGGTCGACGCCGACTTCTGGCGCGACCTGCTCGTGACGATCGCGTGGCCGGCTGTCGCGATGGCGGGCGCCGCGGCGGTGGTCCTCCGGCGCGACGCATAG
- a CDS encoding ATP-binding cassette domain-containing protein, translated as MITVQNLTKRFGAKTAVDDISFEVRPGAVTGFLGPNGAGKSTTMRMIVGLDRPDAGAATVGGRPYRELTAPLTEVGVLLDAKAVHPGRSARAHLRALAATHGIPNSRVQAVIDLTGLGSVADRRVGGFSLGMGQRLGIAAALLGDPHTLILDEPVNGLDPEGVLWVRQLVRALAAEGRTIFLSSHLMSEMAQTADDVIVLGRGRVLAHTPIGELVDGASRQTVRVRVTDASALSPLLQAEGATVVALEHDLAEVTGLAAARIAELAVGSGIPLHELTPQRASLEEAYMALTVDAVEYRTETTR; from the coding sequence ATGATCACCGTGCAGAACCTGACCAAGCGCTTCGGCGCCAAGACGGCGGTCGACGACATCAGCTTCGAGGTGCGTCCCGGCGCCGTGACGGGCTTTCTCGGCCCCAACGGCGCCGGCAAGTCCACCACGATGCGCATGATCGTGGGCCTCGACCGCCCCGACGCGGGCGCCGCGACCGTCGGCGGCCGCCCGTACCGCGAGCTGACCGCGCCGCTCACCGAGGTGGGCGTGCTGCTGGACGCGAAGGCGGTGCACCCGGGCCGCTCGGCGCGGGCCCACCTGCGCGCGCTCGCCGCGACCCACGGCATCCCGAACTCCCGCGTGCAGGCCGTGATCGACCTCACCGGTCTCGGCTCGGTGGCCGATCGTCGCGTGGGCGGCTTCTCGCTCGGCATGGGACAGCGCCTCGGCATCGCGGCGGCGCTCCTCGGCGACCCGCACACGCTGATCCTCGACGAGCCGGTCAACGGCCTCGACCCCGAGGGCGTGCTGTGGGTGCGTCAGCTGGTGCGCGCGCTCGCCGCGGAGGGGCGGACCATCTTCCTCTCGTCGCACCTCATGAGCGAGATGGCGCAGACGGCCGACGACGTCATCGTGCTGGGCCGTGGCCGGGTGCTCGCCCACACGCCGATCGGCGAGCTGGTCGACGGCGCGTCGCGGCAGACCGTGCGGGTGCGGGTGACGGATGCCTCGGCCCTGAGCCCGCTGCTGCAGGCCGAGGGTGCGACGGTCGTCGCGCTCGAGCACGACCTCGCCGAGGTCACCGGCCTCGCTGCCGCCCGGATCGCCGAGCTCGCCGTGGGCTCCGGCATCCCCCTGCATGAACTGACCCCACAGCGCGCGTCGCTCGAGGAGGCCTACATGGCCCTCACCGTCGACGCCGTCGAGTACCGGACGGAGACCACGCGATGA
- a CDS encoding family 43 glycosylhydrolase gives MPTTSALRAMRPLALASAAAVAAALLLAAPPSQAAETWQPDSGFTSTDKGDGTYTVPLLNADVPDVSVERVPASDNDEGRDLYYMISTTMHLSPGAPIMKSYDLVNWEIVNYVFDRADISDAFSLRNGQSSYGQGQWASSLRYHDGKWYVAFNTNNLGGSYIYVTDDIDEGSWERIPLGRAFHDPSLFFDVDGTPYIFYGSGSTSAVKLSSDMKTVVAEYPQILRTSDYPGSPFLGGLFEGAQVQYIDGKYYIVIITWPSGQGRQVVLFRSDELLGRHATGDGSNPYEARGVLNSNGFAQGSLVPIAREDGGTDWWGMFFRDTFPIGRIPALIPATWSDGWPTFGNAGSVPVNGAFDNPIRLSPEQELYERQKSVVVSDDFDNDAPHRAYMDEQWTIPAPPDVDESLLGVELLANPGFENGTEGWTVNDTATLTASTDAATGAGSLLASGRTTTGSGPAQDVTGKVQHHVTYDISAKVKYVNPASPATKQFLVTARYGSSTFTNLASVTATRGQWATITGSFTVPASQSLSSMRIFVETPWTSNANAQAAPDTHLMDFLVDDVSLKGRPLTTELAHPDEIAPNGSRLALPWEWNHAPDNRYWSLTDRDGWLRLTSGKVVTGTYKHLKLANDDEVTFLEEARNTLSQRTFGPRQSAETKLDISGMKDGDVAGLAAYNRGFSYVAVKRVNGVDTVGVVNRVQPFPATIDQAAVETFLPGTTADLGGATEVHLKADLDFASPAGQLWTTFFYSLDGVTWQQLGNRVGPQTLDGTLTHFMGHRVGLFSYATQQTGGHVDFDHYLLSDTLTSQGLPLDKSDLDAAIAHAGTLEAADYPEAEWAELEELLADAEAVSAGAVGTQNQIDAPERALSLQLARLGVLKAPEPTLDVSITTGARCVVGKTVLTVRVSNDEDVPVSLTLATPFGTKTVSALAADTSASYAFTTRQASIAAGAVTGEATATVSGEPVSAPLDAEFAAHSCG, from the coding sequence GTGCCTACGACATCCGCCCTCCGCGCGATGCGGCCGCTCGCCCTGGCGAGCGCGGCCGCCGTCGCCGCCGCGCTGCTGCTCGCCGCCCCGCCCTCGCAGGCGGCTGAGACGTGGCAGCCCGACTCGGGCTTCACGTCGACCGACAAGGGTGACGGCACGTACACCGTGCCGCTGCTGAACGCCGATGTCCCCGACGTGTCGGTGGAGCGCGTGCCTGCGTCCGACAACGACGAGGGGCGCGACCTCTACTACATGATCAGCACGACGATGCACTTGAGCCCGGGTGCGCCGATCATGAAGTCGTACGACCTGGTGAACTGGGAGATCGTCAACTACGTGTTCGATCGGGCCGACATCAGCGACGCGTTCTCGCTGCGCAACGGGCAGAGCTCGTACGGGCAGGGTCAGTGGGCGTCGTCGTTGCGGTACCACGACGGGAAGTGGTACGTCGCGTTCAACACGAACAACCTCGGCGGCTCCTACATCTACGTGACGGACGACATCGACGAAGGCTCCTGGGAGCGGATCCCGCTGGGACGCGCGTTCCATGACCCTTCGCTGTTCTTCGACGTCGACGGGACGCCGTACATCTTCTACGGGTCCGGGTCGACCAGCGCCGTGAAGCTGAGCAGCGACATGAAGACCGTGGTGGCCGAGTACCCGCAGATCCTGCGGACCTCCGACTATCCCGGGTCGCCGTTCCTCGGCGGGCTCTTCGAGGGCGCGCAGGTGCAGTACATCGACGGCAAGTACTACATCGTCATCATCACGTGGCCGTCGGGCCAGGGGCGCCAGGTCGTGCTCTTCCGCTCCGACGAGCTGCTCGGGCGTCACGCGACGGGCGACGGCAGCAACCCGTACGAGGCGCGCGGCGTGCTGAACTCCAACGGGTTCGCGCAGGGGAGCCTGGTGCCGATCGCCCGCGAGGACGGCGGCACCGACTGGTGGGGCATGTTCTTCCGCGACACCTTCCCGATCGGGCGCATCCCGGCGCTGATCCCGGCCACGTGGTCGGACGGCTGGCCGACGTTCGGCAATGCCGGCTCGGTGCCCGTGAACGGCGCGTTCGACAACCCCATCCGGCTCAGCCCCGAGCAGGAGCTGTACGAGCGGCAGAAGAGCGTGGTGGTCTCGGACGACTTCGACAACGACGCTCCGCACCGCGCGTACATGGACGAGCAGTGGACGATCCCGGCTCCGCCGGACGTCGACGAGTCGTTGCTGGGTGTCGAGCTGCTCGCCAACCCCGGGTTCGAGAACGGCACCGAGGGCTGGACGGTGAACGACACGGCGACGCTGACGGCGTCGACGGATGCCGCGACCGGCGCCGGCTCGCTGCTCGCGTCGGGCCGCACCACGACCGGATCGGGTCCTGCGCAGGACGTCACCGGCAAGGTGCAGCACCACGTCACCTATGACATCTCCGCCAAGGTGAAGTACGTCAACCCCGCGAGCCCGGCGACGAAGCAGTTCCTCGTCACCGCGCGGTACGGCAGCAGCACGTTCACGAACCTCGCCAGCGTCACCGCGACCCGGGGCCAGTGGGCGACGATCACGGGCAGCTTCACGGTCCCGGCTTCGCAGAGCCTGTCGTCGATGAGGATCTTCGTCGAGACGCCGTGGACGAGCAATGCCAACGCGCAGGCCGCCCCCGACACGCACCTCATGGACTTCCTCGTCGATGACGTCTCGCTGAAAGGGCGTCCGCTCACCACCGAGCTGGCGCATCCCGACGAGATCGCCCCGAACGGCTCGCGTCTCGCGCTGCCGTGGGAGTGGAACCACGCGCCCGACAACCGGTACTGGTCGCTGACCGACCGGGACGGGTGGCTGCGGCTCACCTCGGGCAAGGTGGTCACCGGGACGTACAAGCATCTCAAGCTCGCGAACGACGACGAGGTCACGTTCCTCGAGGAGGCGCGCAACACGCTGTCGCAGCGCACCTTCGGGCCGCGGCAGTCCGCCGAGACGAAGCTCGACATCTCGGGCATGAAGGACGGCGACGTGGCGGGCCTCGCGGCCTACAACCGCGGCTTCTCCTACGTCGCGGTCAAGCGGGTGAACGGGGTCGACACGGTCGGCGTCGTCAACCGCGTCCAGCCGTTCCCCGCGACGATCGACCAGGCGGCGGTCGAGACGTTCCTCCCGGGGACGACGGCCGACCTGGGCGGTGCGACGGAGGTGCATCTGAAGGCGGATCTCGACTTCGCGAGCCCGGCCGGGCAGCTGTGGACGACCTTCTTCTACAGCCTCGACGGCGTGACGTGGCAGCAGCTCGGCAACCGGGTCGGGCCGCAGACCCTGGACGGCACGCTGACCCACTTCATGGGGCACCGTGTCGGGCTGTTCTCGTACGCGACGCAGCAGACGGGCGGGCACGTCGACTTCGACCACTACCTGCTCAGCGACACGCTGACGTCGCAGGGCCTCCCGCTCGACAAGAGCGACCTGGATGCCGCGATCGCGCACGCCGGCACGCTCGAGGCGGCCGACTACCCCGAGGCGGAGTGGGCGGAGCTCGAAGAGCTGCTCGCCGATGCCGAAGCGGTGAGCGCCGGGGCCGTCGGGACGCAGAACCAGATCGACGCGCCCGAGCGTGCGCTCAGCCTGCAGCTGGCACGCCTCGGGGTGCTGAAGGCGCCGGAACCGACGCTGGACGTGTCGATCACGACCGGCGCGCGGTGCGTCGTGGGCAAGACGGTGCTGACGGTCCGGGTCTCGAACGACGAGGACGTGCCGGTGTCGCTGACCCTGGCCACCCCGTTCGGCACCAAGACGGTCTCCGCTCTCGCGGCCGACACGTCGGCGTCGTACGCGTTCACGACGCGTCAGGCGTCGATCGCGGCGGGCGCGGTGACCGGCGAGGCGACCGCGACGGTGTCCGGCGAACCGGTGTCGGCCCCGCTGGATGCGGAGTTCGCGGCGCACTCCTGCGGCTGA
- a CDS encoding family 43 glycosylhydrolase, whose amino-acid sequence MTKEMIRPAARRRRMAGVLGAAVTATALIVSGLAMPATAADEELIVNGGFESGLEGWFVNNGNAADGGTLSIVDDAYAGASAVKVTGRTTTGSGPMQDLTGKVQSGQTYTIKARVKYDNASSPATKQFFATMHYGGGTYTNLGSTTPARGQWGYINSTFTIPAGQSTATARLFIETPWTSTPSADPNTHLMDFVVDDVSLVGAPPPPPPSKTIEVVGKLPGEHNPLIGHKFGADGFGYAEDGRVYMFMTNDTQGYMPDPVTGVSPQINYGNINQITLISSEDLVNWTDHGEIQVAGPQGIAPFTSNSWAPGFAKKVVNGEEKYFLYYANGGGSSNVITGESPLGPWKSERTSTLINGSTPGAEAVAWKFDPAPFVDTDGTPYLYFGGGPASTSMPAAERYNNPKNIRVIELADDMVNTQGSAMVVDTPVSFEAAHVFEREGRYYLSYSSHFGGNDFGGNQTPLPGYPGGGQIPYLMSDSPTNFPKEKYVGLLFPNQSQFFGAGTGGNNHQSVFEFEGKYYFTYHAPTLNKRINGNTTQGYRSPHIQEMTFNEDGTIQQVVGDYAGVDQVRDFDPFRTFEAETFGWSKGIATQKIDGGSTQFGPAAANLVVKDIDNGDWTGLSAVAFGDAGAASVTVKVKPLQAGGAIDVRTGSETGAVIGTIPVSGTVGEWTELTGALNGATGTQDLFFTYRGGSGDLFELDTWSFAQASAPTLDVTAEAASRCVAGKSVLTVKVSNGEDVPVSVSVSTAYGTKTSVTVGAGKSVSNAFTTRLTAAPAGAAEVTATATVAGEQVSAVVPAPYAAHSCG is encoded by the coding sequence TTGACCAAGGAGATGATCCGTCCCGCGGCCAGACGCCGCCGGATGGCCGGCGTGCTGGGCGCCGCGGTGACCGCCACGGCGCTCATCGTCAGCGGGCTCGCGATGCCGGCGACAGCCGCCGACGAAGAGCTCATCGTGAACGGCGGCTTCGAGAGCGGACTGGAAGGCTGGTTCGTGAACAACGGCAACGCCGCCGACGGGGGCACGCTCTCGATCGTGGACGACGCGTACGCCGGCGCGTCCGCGGTGAAGGTCACCGGCCGCACCACGACCGGCTCCGGCCCCATGCAGGATCTGACCGGCAAGGTGCAGTCCGGCCAGACCTACACGATCAAGGCGCGGGTGAAGTACGACAACGCGAGCAGCCCGGCCACCAAGCAGTTCTTCGCGACCATGCACTACGGGGGCGGCACCTACACGAACCTCGGCAGCACCACGCCCGCCCGCGGTCAGTGGGGCTACATCAACTCGACCTTCACGATCCCCGCCGGCCAGAGCACCGCGACGGCCCGACTGTTCATCGAGACGCCGTGGACGAGCACTCCTTCGGCCGATCCGAACACGCACCTCATGGACTTCGTCGTCGACGACGTGTCGCTCGTCGGAGCGCCGCCGCCCCCGCCGCCGTCGAAGACCATCGAGGTCGTCGGCAAGCTGCCCGGCGAGCACAACCCGCTGATCGGCCACAAGTTCGGCGCCGACGGGTTCGGCTACGCCGAGGACGGCCGCGTCTACATGTTCATGACGAACGACACGCAGGGGTACATGCCCGACCCCGTGACGGGCGTCTCGCCGCAGATCAACTACGGCAATATCAACCAGATCACGCTGATCTCATCCGAGGACCTCGTGAACTGGACCGACCACGGCGAGATCCAGGTGGCCGGACCCCAGGGCATCGCCCCGTTCACGAGCAACTCGTGGGCTCCGGGCTTCGCGAAGAAGGTCGTGAACGGCGAGGAGAAGTACTTCCTCTACTACGCCAACGGCGGCGGTTCGAGCAACGTCATCACGGGTGAGAGCCCGCTGGGACCGTGGAAGAGCGAGCGCACGAGCACGCTCATCAACGGCTCCACGCCGGGCGCCGAGGCCGTCGCGTGGAAGTTCGACCCCGCCCCGTTCGTCGACACGGACGGCACGCCCTACCTCTACTTCGGTGGCGGTCCGGCCTCGACGAGCATGCCGGCGGCCGAGCGGTACAACAACCCGAAGAACATCCGCGTCATCGAGCTCGCCGACGACATGGTGAACACGCAGGGCTCGGCGATGGTCGTCGACACCCCCGTCTCGTTCGAGGCCGCGCACGTCTTCGAGCGCGAGGGCAGGTACTACCTCAGCTACTCGTCGCACTTCGGCGGGAACGACTTCGGAGGCAACCAGACGCCGCTTCCCGGATACCCCGGTGGCGGGCAGATCCCGTACCTGATGTCGGACAGCCCCACGAACTTCCCGAAGGAGAAGTACGTCGGTCTGCTCTTCCCGAACCAGTCGCAGTTCTTCGGCGCGGGCACGGGCGGCAACAACCACCAGTCGGTGTTCGAGTTCGAGGGCAAGTACTACTTCACCTACCACGCCCCGACCCTGAACAAGCGCATCAACGGGAACACCACGCAGGGCTACCGCAGCCCGCACATCCAGGAGATGACGTTCAACGAGGACGGCACCATCCAGCAGGTCGTCGGCGACTACGCCGGCGTGGACCAGGTGCGCGACTTCGATCCGTTCCGCACGTTCGAGGCCGAGACGTTCGGCTGGAGCAAGGGCATCGCGACGCAGAAGATCGACGGCGGCTCGACGCAGTTCGGTCCGGCCGCTGCGAACCTCGTCGTGAAGGACATCGACAACGGTGACTGGACCGGGCTGTCGGCCGTGGCCTTCGGCGACGCCGGTGCGGCATCCGTCACGGTGAAGGTCAAGCCGCTGCAGGCCGGCGGCGCGATCGACGTCCGCACGGGGAGCGAGACCGGTGCGGTCATCGGCACGATCCCGGTGAGCGGAACCGTCGGGGAGTGGACCGAGCTGACCGGCGCGCTGAACGGCGCGACGGGCACGCAGGACCTCTTCTTCACGTACCGCGGCGGCAGCGGCGACCTGTTCGAGCTCGACACGTGGTCGTTCGCCCAGGCGAGCGCGCCGACGCTCGACGTGACCGCCGAGGCCGCGTCGCGGTGCGTCGCCGGCAAGTCGGTGCTCACGGTGAAGGTCTCCAACGGCGAGGACGTGCCGGTCTCGGTCTCGGTCTCGACCGCCTACGGCACGAAGACGTCGGTGACGGTCGGTGCGGGCAAGTCCGTGTCGAACGCCTTCACGACGCGTCTCACCGCCGCTCCGGCAGGAGCCGCGGAGGTGACGGCGACCGCCACGGTCGCCGGCGAGCAGGTCTCGGCTGTCGTGCCCGCGCCGTACGCGGCGCACAGCTGCGGCTGA
- a CDS encoding LacI family DNA-binding transcriptional regulator has product MERPQIPHARTHVTMQDVAQKAGVSAQTVSNVVNGRTERVGAETIDRVTKVIDELGYRLNQAARSLRRGTTGIVGLGVPVLASEYYGELAERLSHRFRESGIRLVTENTGGAMTAEVESLAASHLETYDGFILAIAASESADLDRFHPTTPIVLLGERAVPTRFDHVLMDNIGGGALATGHLLDRGARAVVALGGSNAGSPSVQTLRTQGYVTAHRERGAPVRSDLIVNAGLHLPDGYEAMSRVIADGTEFDAVFAFTDASALGALRALADHGIRVPHDVQVVGFDDVRESAYSVPRLTTVDPDNDAMADEIVRIMLARLQARTPGPGGAAAGVAGEEPVRRVMPTRLIVRESTR; this is encoded by the coding sequence ATGGAACGACCACAGATCCCGCACGCCCGCACGCACGTCACGATGCAGGACGTCGCCCAGAAGGCAGGCGTCTCGGCGCAGACCGTGTCGAACGTCGTCAACGGACGCACCGAACGCGTCGGCGCCGAGACCATCGACCGCGTCACGAAGGTCATCGACGAGCTCGGGTACCGCCTCAACCAGGCGGCCCGCTCGCTCCGCAGGGGCACGACCGGGATCGTCGGACTCGGGGTGCCGGTCCTCGCGTCGGAGTACTACGGCGAGCTCGCCGAGCGCCTGTCGCACCGGTTCCGAGAGAGCGGCATCCGTCTCGTGACCGAGAACACCGGCGGCGCGATGACCGCCGAGGTCGAGTCGCTCGCAGCATCGCACCTCGAGACGTACGACGGGTTCATCCTCGCGATCGCCGCGAGCGAGTCGGCCGATCTCGACCGTTTCCACCCGACGACGCCGATCGTGCTCCTCGGCGAGCGCGCCGTGCCGACGCGGTTCGACCACGTGCTGATGGACAACATCGGCGGCGGGGCCCTGGCGACGGGGCACCTGCTCGACCGCGGCGCCCGCGCCGTCGTCGCGCTGGGCGGATCGAACGCCGGGAGCCCCTCGGTGCAGACGCTGCGCACACAGGGTTACGTCACGGCGCACCGCGAGCGCGGGGCACCGGTGCGATCCGACCTCATCGTGAACGCCGGGCTCCACCTCCCGGACGGCTACGAGGCGATGTCGCGGGTCATCGCCGACGGCACCGAGTTCGACGCGGTCTTCGCCTTCACCGATGCCAGCGCACTCGGCGCGCTGCGCGCGCTCGCCGATCACGGCATCCGTGTGCCCCACGACGTGCAGGTGGTGGGATTCGACGACGTCCGCGAGAGCGCGTACAGCGTGCCCCGGCTGACGACGGTCGACCCCGACAACGACGCGATGGCCGACGAGATCGTCCGGATCATGCTCGCCCGTCTGCAGGCCCGCACTCCGGGCCCCGGAGGCGCCGCTGCCGGCGTCGCCGGCGAGGAGCCCGTGCGACGCGTCATGCCGACGAGGCTCATCGTGCGGGAATCGACCCGCTGA